A region from the Parcubacteria group bacterium genome encodes:
- a CDS encoding response regulator: MIIEDDYFVLDIYHTKLTQEGFEVLDAKDGGEGLEKLRTQEKLPDLILLDIIMPNLGGLDVLGAIKQDERLRNIPIILLTNLSQKDEIDKGLELGATDYLIKSHFTPSEVLEKINSVLSKA; this comes from the coding sequence ATGATTATCGAGGATGATTATTTTGTGCTCGATATCTATCACACAAAGCTGACCCAAGAAGGCTTTGAAGTGCTTGATGCGAAGGATGGCGGAGAAGGATTGGAGAAATTGCGGACACAAGAAAAACTTCCCGATCTGATCCTTTTGGATATCATCATGCCAAATCTGGGAGGATTGGACGTCCTAGGCGCAATCAAGCAGGATGAGCGTTTAAGGAATATTCCCATAATCCTTCTGACCAATTTGAGCCAGAAGGATGAAATAGATAAGGGATTGGAGTTGGGAGCGACTGATTACCTGATCAAATCGCATTTTACTCCATCGGAAGTCCTGGAAAAAATTAATAGTGTGCTTAGTAAAGCTTAA
- the pilM gene encoding type IV pilus assembly protein PilM yields MFDFNFKKNVFLGIDIGTASVKIVELKIVDGKTILSNYAWMPLGGDILGKNKADADYLQTVLPQCIKKIIKKAKISGRNAYVSLPAFGGLIALIDFPEMADGDMEQAIKFEAHKYVPTSLDEVVISWEIVERGTGAVTEMPQEKDFLGAPSGKNVDSGEKIKVLLVAASRKKVLCYENLIKASGLSLRSIDIETFSIVRSLVGNDLGNFIIVDIGARVCNIILVEKGIIRINRNIDAGGIEMTKTIAKAMGIDFERAEALKVSGRDFFAADSAISFFTLELITGEVERIIRTCHKDGEQNTPDRLILSGGTSKLVGMGKYFSDKLQIEVVIGNPFARISYDSRLEPSISNIQNNFAVAVGLALKGVEEYHKKELVKKVILK; encoded by the coding sequence ATGTTTGATTTTAATTTCAAAAAAAACGTATTCCTCGGAATTGATATCGGTACGGCTTCCGTGAAGATTGTTGAGCTTAAGATAGTAGATGGAAAGACAATCTTATCTAACTATGCCTGGATGCCACTTGGCGGAGATATTTTGGGAAAAAATAAGGCGGATGCGGATTATCTGCAGACTGTCCTGCCTCAGTGTATCAAGAAAATCATCAAAAAGGCGAAGATTTCTGGAAGAAATGCCTATGTGTCTTTGCCGGCTTTCGGTGGACTCATTGCGCTTATTGATTTTCCTGAGATGGCTGATGGCGATATGGAGCAAGCAATAAAGTTCGAAGCGCATAAATATGTGCCAACATCGCTTGATGAGGTTGTGATCAGTTGGGAAATCGTGGAAAGGGGAACTGGTGCGGTCACTGAGATGCCTCAAGAGAAGGACTTTTTAGGGGCTCCGTCCGGCAAGAATGTTGATTCGGGAGAAAAGATCAAGGTGTTGCTTGTGGCTGCTTCACGGAAGAAAGTTTTGTGTTATGAAAATTTGATCAAGGCGTCTGGATTGAGTTTGCGTTCGATCGACATCGAGACTTTTTCCATCGTTCGTTCGCTCGTCGGCAATGATTTGGGTAATTTCATCATCGTAGATATCGGGGCACGGGTTTGTAATATTATTTTAGTTGAGAAGGGCATAATCAGGATCAATCGCAATATTGATGCAGGGGGGATAGAAATGACTAAGACGATTGCCAAGGCAATGGGGATTGATTTTGAGAGAGCAGAGGCACTGAAAGTTTCTGGTAGGGATTTTTTTGCTGCCGATTCGGCTATCAGTTTTTTTACATTGGAACTTATCACGGGCGAGGTAGAACGGATAATCCGTACCTGTCATAAAGATGGAGAGCAGAATACCCCAGACAGGCTGATCCTATCTGGCGGGACGTCAAAGTTGGTCGGTATGGGGAAATATTTTTCTGATAAATTGCAGATAGAGGTGGTTATTGGCAATCCTTTTGCGCGGATTAGTTATGACAGCAGATTGGAGCCTTCTATCTCTAATATTCAAAATAATTTTGCGGTAGCTGTCGGATTGGCGTTGAAAGGAGTGGAGGAGTATCACAAAAAGGAACTAGTTAAGAAAGTAATTTTAAAATAA
- a CDS encoding GspE/PulE family protein, which translates to MTKKVAEKNDGDLSGDVPAGQGISQNLLREVPKNIPGNVVNIIPKEVAEKYGMMAFEKSEGILKIAMLYPENVEALNALNFVAEKEKARIETYAVSPDIFSGLFVLYNETNEALKEAVDSFEDEKYRMDVDDSGKSDKKKEKEILKDAPVTKLVEVVISHAVEGKASDIHIEPMDKDYRVRFRVDGVLHVSLIFPLEIGPVVISRIKILANLKIDEKRKPQDGRFRLNFNKKDIDFRVSSLPVVGGEKIVMRILDKDGGTGSIDALGLVGRARTDIEKAIQETYGMILMTGPTGSGKSTTLYTLLKILNNEERNIITLEDPVEYFIEGMNQSQVKPEIGYTFASGLRTVLRQDPNVIMVGEIRDGETAELAVHAALTGHLMFSTLHTNTAIGAIPRLIDMGIEPFLLSSSLRMVIAQRLVRRICEKCKKEKEISAVVGSRIIDKIKNISAKQVEDYGINLTDGVKFYHGEGCDACNGTGLKGRVAIYEAVPVTEAIKNIIIEKRGSEELIKKERDRMGVLTIEQDGVLKILKGLTTIEEVERVTECNFTTLEEAND; encoded by the coding sequence ATGACCAAAAAAGTGGCGGAGAAAAACGATGGAGATCTGAGTGGCGATGTTCCTGCCGGACAGGGAATCAGTCAGAATCTTTTGCGTGAGGTGCCGAAGAATATTCCGGGCAATGTTGTCAACATAATTCCCAAAGAAGTAGCTGAGAAATATGGCATGATGGCTTTTGAAAAATCAGAAGGCATCTTGAAAATTGCCATGCTTTATCCGGAAAATGTTGAAGCGCTCAATGCTTTGAATTTTGTGGCAGAAAAAGAAAAGGCAAGAATTGAAACATACGCTGTTTCTCCTGATATTTTCTCTGGCCTGTTTGTTTTATACAATGAAACTAATGAAGCATTGAAGGAAGCGGTGGATTCTTTTGAGGACGAAAAATATCGGATGGATGTTGATGACAGCGGAAAGAGTGATAAAAAAAAAGAAAAGGAGATTCTGAAAGATGCTCCTGTGACCAAATTGGTAGAGGTGGTTATCAGTCATGCCGTGGAAGGAAAGGCAAGCGATATCCATATTGAGCCAATGGACAAAGACTATCGAGTGCGTTTCAGAGTGGATGGAGTGCTTCATGTCAGCTTGATTTTTCCACTTGAGATTGGGCCAGTGGTGATTTCTCGGATAAAGATTTTGGCAAATCTAAAAATTGATGAAAAGAGAAAGCCCCAGGATGGAAGGTTCCGGCTAAACTTCAATAAGAAGGACATTGATTTTCGCGTATCCTCATTGCCTGTGGTCGGTGGAGAAAAAATTGTGATGCGGATTTTGGACAAAGATGGCGGCACGGGCAGTATTGATGCTTTAGGGCTGGTAGGAAGAGCGAGGACCGATATTGAAAAAGCCATCCAGGAAACCTATGGAATGATTCTGATGACTGGTCCGACAGGCAGTGGAAAATCAACCACCCTTTATACGCTGTTGAAAATTCTAAACAATGAAGAGCGAAATATTATCACGCTGGAAGATCCAGTCGAGTACTTTATCGAAGGGATGAATCAAAGCCAGGTCAAGCCGGAAATCGGCTATACTTTTGCTTCAGGGCTCCGTACAGTTTTGCGTCAAGATCCAAATGTGATTATGGTGGGCGAAATCCGTGACGGCGAAACTGCTGAACTTGCTGTGCATGCGGCGCTCACAGGGCATCTGATGTTTTCCACCTTACACACAAACACGGCAATTGGCGCTATTCCACGTCTGATCGATATGGGCATCGAGCCCTTTCTTCTCTCTTCATCGTTACGGATGGTAATTGCACAAAGATTGGTGCGTCGGATCTGTGAAAAGTGCAAAAAGGAAAAAGAAATTTCTGCTGTTGTTGGGTCCAGGATAATAGATAAAATTAAAAATATTTCCGCTAAACAAGTAGAAGATTATGGAATTAACCTAACTGATGGGGTCAAGTTTTATCATGGCGAGGGATGTGATGCATGCAACGGGACAGGACTGAAGGGCCGGGTGGCTATTTATGAAGCAGTGCCAGTGACGGAAGCGATAAAAAATATCATTATTGAAAAAAGAGGAAGTGAGGAGCTGATAAAAAAAGAACGTGATCGGATGGGAGTTCTTACGATCGAGCAGGACGGAGTCTTGAAGATTCTAAAAGGCCTCACGACGATCGAAGAAGTGGAGCGGGTTACTGAATGTAATTTTACCACGCTAGAGGAAGCTAATGATTGA
- a CDS encoding CAP domain-containing protein — MLKKSVPRYLLLGICAFLLWQILSVHILGEENKIANASSASAPQLSSFEAQIVRRINEERSTKKLPPLTINAQLNMAANQKTEDMLRRNYFSHQTPEGNFVWGSIEKNGYDYKYAGENLARNFSSPDQTVSAWMGSVTHRENILGENFFDIGIGTEKISKEEKEYFYVTVLFGKKNL; from the coding sequence ATGTTGAAAAAAAGCGTTCCGCGATATCTCCTGTTGGGAATCTGCGCTTTTTTGTTGTGGCAGATCCTCTCAGTACATATTCTCGGAGAAGAAAATAAAATAGCCAACGCAAGCAGTGCCAGTGCACCTCAGCTCAGCTCTTTTGAAGCGCAAATTGTGCGACGTATTAATGAGGAGAGATCTACCAAAAAATTGCCTCCACTGACGATCAATGCCCAATTAAATATGGCAGCCAATCAAAAAACGGAGGATATGCTCCGCCGGAATTATTTTTCCCACCAGACTCCCGAGGGAAATTTCGTCTGGGGATCAATTGAGAAAAACGGCTATGATTATAAGTACGCTGGAGAAAATCTGGCGCGCAACTTCTCTTCCCCCGACCAGACCGTGTCTGCGTGGATGGGATCCGTGACGCATCGTGAAAATATCCTAGGAGAGAATTTTTTTGATATCGGTATCGGGACAGAAAAAATCAGCAAGGAGGAAAAAGAATATTTCTACGTCACTGTTCTTTTTGGCAAAAAAAATCTTTAG
- a CDS encoding sortase, translating into MLVSGEKKQRVIFRAGIFLVAFSLLLFFLIFYPVIKTEIGFLFSAKKPDVKIGLVGAGNEVSGDVIIPASSDFSLIIPKLEINSKVVANVDPFSAKDYREALKEGIAHAKGTRLPGEDGNIFMFAHSSGNFYDTNRTNTLFFLLNKLEKDDKLSVVYKNKIFRYQVAEKKIVAGDAVEYLKDERDEESLTLMTCWPPGTDYERLIVVAEKV; encoded by the coding sequence ATGCTAGTTAGCGGAGAAAAAAAGCAGAGAGTTATTTTTAGGGCAGGAATATTTCTGGTTGCCTTTTCTCTGCTTTTATTTTTTTTAATCTTTTATCCGGTTATCAAAACGGAAATCGGTTTTCTTTTTTCCGCTAAAAAACCAGACGTGAAGATCGGGTTGGTTGGAGCAGGCAATGAAGTTTCTGGTGACGTGATTATTCCGGCGAGTTCGGACTTCAGCTTGATCATTCCGAAGCTTGAAATCAATTCAAAAGTGGTTGCCAATGTTGATCCGTTTTCTGCCAAAGATTATCGTGAAGCGTTGAAAGAGGGTATTGCCCATGCCAAGGGGACGAGATTGCCTGGCGAGGATGGAAATATTTTTATGTTCGCGCATTCCTCGGGAAATTTCTATGATACGAACCGGACGAATACGCTTTTTTTTCTACTGAATAAATTGGAAAAAGACGACAAACTTTCAGTGGTGTATAAAAATAAAATCTTTCGCTATCAAGTGGCAGAAAAAAAGATCGTGGCTGGAGATGCGGTAGAATATCTCAAGGATGAGAGGGATGAAGAAAGTTTGACGCTGATGACTTGCTGGCCGCCGGGGACGGATTATGAGCGACTGATCGTTGTGGCGGAAAAAGTCTAA
- the recO gene encoding DNA repair protein RecO has product MDFKYTSLILSKCDINEVDRIYNFFTLEEGKIQAVGRGVRKPNAKLAGNLEPLTHSEIYVSRKKGLGRITGAIAVNNFSAVKADFSATSRVFWALSLFDKLITQQEKDARVFELFLEYLEAMEKLSLEKKAEYKFDVVTLGFLFKLMESLGYKIRVEYCANCGQKITAGNDNYFSAERGGALCAECAKTERKKVRNSDSSIKLVKIFLKNKIGSFSKLEVNEKDLRELKLIWKELIDWV; this is encoded by the coding sequence ATGGATTTCAAATACACCAGTCTAATTCTTTCCAAGTGCGACATCAATGAAGTTGATCGGATCTATAACTTTTTTACTTTGGAAGAAGGCAAAATTCAGGCAGTAGGGAGGGGAGTGAGAAAACCGAATGCGAAATTGGCGGGGAATTTGGAGCCGCTGACGCACTCAGAAATTTATGTTTCCAGGAAAAAAGGACTGGGGCGGATTACCGGGGCGATTGCTGTCAATAATTTTTCCGCTGTGAAAGCGGATTTTTCGGCGACGAGTCGGGTGTTTTGGGCGCTGTCTCTTTTTGATAAATTGATCACCCAACAAGAAAAAGACGCGCGCGTGTTTGAACTTTTTTTAGAATATCTGGAAGCGATGGAAAAACTAAGCTTGGAAAAAAAGGCGGAGTATAAATTTGACGTGGTCACTTTGGGATTTTTATTCAAGTTGATGGAAAGTTTGGGCTACAAGATTCGGGTGGAATATTGCGCCAATTGTGGCCAAAAAATCACCGCCGGGAATGATAACTATTTTAGCGCTGAGCGGGGTGGGGCGCTGTGCGCCGAGTGCGCCAAGACCGAACGGAAGAAGGTGCGAAACAGTGACTCGTCGATCAAGCTTGTGAAAATATTTTTGAAAAATAAGATCGGGAGTTTTTCTAAATTGGAAGTGAATGAAAAAGATCTGCGCGAATTGAAGTTGATCTGGAAAGAGTTGATCGATTGGGTCTAG